A window of Streptomyces sp. N50 contains these coding sequences:
- a CDS encoding plasmid stabilization protein, whose product MPAGSSPKRERQYEHIKDSAEKRGASTGRAKEIAARTVNKERARSGEAKQPGKVSTQDRKSASQRGGERSHRGPVSPTRDQLYEEARKRNIHGRSSMNKQQLAKALGH is encoded by the coding sequence ATGCCAGCAGGTTCCAGCCCCAAGCGGGAACGGCAGTACGAGCACATCAAGGACAGTGCGGAGAAGCGGGGAGCGTCCACCGGGCGCGCGAAGGAGATCGCCGCGCGGACGGTCAACAAGGAACGGGCCCGCTCCGGCGAGGCGAAGCAGCCGGGCAAGGTCTCCACCCAGGACAGGAAATCCGCCTCGCAGCGGGGAGGCGAGCGCTCGCACCGAGGCCCGGTGAGTCCCACCAGGGACCAGTTGTACGAGGAGGCCAGGAAGCGCAACATCCACGGCCGCTCCTCCATGAACAAGCAGCAACTGGCCAAGGCACTCGGCCACTGA
- a CDS encoding DUF6479 family protein — MNTPSMELAASSGAALGVFPAVAGLILVVGLIWAVRLGMKARRRESAPPRPEEQPRLPESGPTREIQEMREPDEVPRAKDESERLTPHQLSGGGTSGSRRSEDQKRRRWGSGSA; from the coding sequence ATGAACACACCGAGCATGGAACTGGCCGCGTCGAGTGGAGCGGCCCTCGGAGTCTTTCCGGCGGTCGCCGGACTGATCCTCGTCGTCGGGCTTATCTGGGCCGTACGGCTCGGAATGAAGGCCCGCCGACGGGAGTCCGCGCCGCCGCGCCCGGAGGAGCAGCCCCGGCTGCCCGAGTCCGGGCCGACCCGCGAGATCCAGGAGATGCGCGAGCCCGACGAGGTACCGCGCGCGAAGGACGAGAGCGAGCGTCTCACCCCGCACCAGCTGTCCGGCGGCGGAACGTCGGGCAGCAGGCGCAGCGAGGACCAGAAGCGCCGGCGCTGGGGCTCAGGTTCCGCCTGA
- a CDS encoding flavin reductase family protein, whose amino-acid sequence MTDLDPFTDLLDYPMYIVTAEADGERAGCLVGFASQCSIEPARFMVWLSKANRTYRVAEHAERLTVHLLRRDQDRLARLFGGETGDRTDKFKEVPWHTGPGGSLILDEAPAWFIGRVENRVDGGDHVGFLLAPEATENLANGRTPLLTLNDAHAITPGHAAD is encoded by the coding sequence GTGACCGATCTCGATCCCTTCACCGACCTGCTCGACTACCCGATGTACATCGTGACCGCCGAGGCCGACGGGGAGCGAGCCGGCTGCCTGGTCGGATTCGCCTCGCAGTGCTCGATCGAGCCCGCCCGGTTCATGGTCTGGCTGTCCAAGGCGAACCGGACGTACCGGGTCGCCGAGCACGCCGAACGCCTCACGGTGCATCTCCTCCGCCGCGACCAGGACCGGCTGGCCCGGCTCTTCGGCGGCGAGACCGGCGACCGTACCGACAAGTTCAAGGAAGTCCCGTGGCATACGGGCCCGGGCGGATCACTGATCCTCGACGAGGCTCCCGCTTGGTTCATCGGCCGTGTCGAGAACCGGGTCGACGGCGGCGACCACGTCGGCTTCCTGCTCGCTCCGGAGGCGACGGAAAATCTCGCGAACGGCCGCACCCCTCTGCTGACACTCAACGACGCTCACGCCATCACTCCGGGCCACGCGGCAGACTGA
- a CDS encoding CDGSH iron-sulfur domain-containing protein — MPYDSDKRRCRIVARRTGPLLVEGPVDVTLEDGTTVSSDRFCVALCTCRRSRTYPWCDTSHRRSEPPGPHTS; from the coding sequence GTGCCGTACGACTCTGACAAGCGACGCTGCCGCATCGTGGCCCGGCGCACGGGGCCACTCCTGGTCGAGGGCCCGGTCGACGTCACGCTGGAGGACGGCACCACCGTCTCGTCCGACCGGTTCTGTGTCGCCCTGTGCACCTGCCGGCGCAGCCGTACCTACCCGTGGTGCGACACCAGTCACCGCCGGTCCGAGCCGCCTGGTCCGCACACGTCCTGA
- a CDS encoding FAD-dependent oxidoreductase: MDAKAETKGSYWLETAPPTGPPAPPPSQDLSVDVAVIGGGIAGLSTAWELTRQGREVAVLEAGRLAAGVSAHTTAKLTVLHTLVYDHLRRTRGPEGARLYARSQSAAIRRAAEIVEELDIDCDWEEAAAFTYAEDPQGVDELRAEAEAAREAGLPADFVTETDLPFPVAGAVRVTGQAQFHPRKYLLALADDLRRRGGAVYEDTRVVGLSEGEPCVLTTDTGVSVRAREVVVATHYPVFDRALLFTRLSPRRELVVAGTVDEALAPRGMYISPEQATRSVRSAPYRDGKRLLIVTGEHFTPGATDVEERFARLSAWAQDYFPGLTLTHRWATQDNDSTDSVPLVGPLHARSRHTYVATGFGGWGLSGGIMAGGLLSDLVRGRECEWSGLYDPRRLTSVVREGGSFLKHQAQVARHFVGDRLPALTDPAPTPEDIPRGEGSVIRTGGRQCAVHRDENGQLHAVSARCTHLGCIVAFNSAEQAWECPCHGSRFAPDGQILQGPAVRPLEKRDI, from the coding sequence ATGGACGCCAAGGCAGAAACCAAGGGCTCGTACTGGTTGGAGACCGCACCGCCCACCGGACCACCCGCTCCCCCGCCGTCGCAGGACCTCTCCGTCGATGTCGCGGTGATCGGCGGCGGCATCGCGGGACTCAGCACGGCCTGGGAACTGACCCGGCAAGGGCGCGAGGTGGCCGTACTGGAGGCCGGACGGCTCGCCGCCGGGGTCAGCGCCCATACGACGGCCAAGCTGACCGTCCTGCACACGCTCGTCTACGACCATCTCCGCCGCACCCGCGGTCCCGAGGGCGCCCGGCTGTACGCGCGCTCGCAGTCCGCCGCGATCCGCCGCGCCGCCGAGATCGTCGAGGAGTTGGACATCGACTGCGACTGGGAGGAGGCGGCGGCCTTCACCTATGCCGAGGACCCACAGGGCGTCGATGAGCTGCGGGCCGAGGCAGAGGCCGCACGGGAGGCGGGGCTGCCCGCCGACTTCGTCACGGAGACCGATCTGCCCTTCCCGGTGGCCGGCGCGGTCCGGGTGACGGGCCAGGCCCAGTTCCACCCCCGGAAGTACCTGCTGGCGCTCGCGGACGACCTGCGCCGACGCGGTGGTGCCGTGTACGAGGACACCCGGGTCGTGGGTCTCAGCGAGGGCGAACCCTGCGTGCTGACGACCGACACCGGAGTGTCGGTGCGCGCCCGCGAGGTCGTGGTCGCCACGCACTACCCCGTCTTCGACCGGGCCCTGCTCTTCACCAGGCTGTCCCCGAGGCGGGAACTGGTGGTGGCGGGGACCGTCGACGAGGCCCTGGCCCCGCGCGGCATGTACATCTCACCCGAGCAGGCCACACGGTCGGTGCGCAGCGCACCGTACCGCGACGGCAAACGCCTCCTGATCGTCACCGGGGAGCACTTCACCCCCGGTGCCACGGACGTCGAGGAACGCTTCGCCCGCCTGTCCGCCTGGGCCCAGGACTATTTCCCCGGTCTCACGCTCACGCACCGCTGGGCGACACAGGACAACGACTCCACCGACTCCGTGCCCCTCGTCGGACCGCTCCACGCCCGCAGCCGGCACACCTACGTCGCCACCGGGTTCGGCGGCTGGGGACTGAGCGGCGGCATCATGGCGGGCGGCCTGCTCAGCGACCTCGTCCGCGGACGCGAGTGCGAGTGGAGCGGCCTCTACGATCCACGCCGCCTGACCTCCGTGGTCCGCGAAGGCGGCTCGTTCCTGAAGCATCAGGCCCAGGTGGCCCGGCACTTCGTCGGCGACCGGCTGCCAGCCTTGACGGACCCGGCGCCGACACCGGAGGACATCCCTCGCGGCGAGGGTTCCGTCATACGGACGGGCGGCCGGCAATGCGCCGTTCACCGCGACGAGAACGGCCAGCTCCACGCAGTCTCGGCCCGTTGCACCCACCTCGGCTGCATCGTCGCCTTCAACAGCGCGGAGCAGGCATGGGAATGCCCGTGCCACGGCTCCCGCTTCGCCCCGGACGGACAGATCCTCCAAGGCCCGGCCGTACGGCCGTTGGAGAAGCGCGACATCTGA
- a CDS encoding DJ-1/PfpI/YhbO family deglycase/protease has protein sequence MADRPLNGHRVLALVTNYGVEQDELLVPLTRLREDGADVTVAAATADPIQTLVGDKDPGETVQPDTTFDVVDPGDHQLLLLPGGTLNADQLRLDDKALAIVRAFVASGRPIAAICHGPWALVEADAVRGKTLTSYASLRTDIRNAGAASWVDEPVVSDTAGGYTLVTSRTPEDLDAFVDAIDKALVGS, from the coding sequence ATGGCTGACAGGCCCCTCAACGGCCACCGTGTACTGGCGCTCGTCACCAACTACGGGGTCGAACAGGACGAACTGCTGGTGCCGCTCACGCGGCTGCGCGAGGACGGCGCGGACGTCACCGTCGCCGCCGCGACGGCCGACCCGATCCAGACCCTGGTCGGAGACAAGGACCCCGGCGAAACCGTGCAGCCCGACACCACCTTCGACGTGGTGGACCCCGGCGACCACCAGCTCCTGCTGCTCCCCGGCGGCACCCTCAACGCCGACCAGCTCCGCCTCGACGACAAGGCGCTCGCCATCGTCAGGGCGTTCGTCGCCTCGGGCCGCCCGATCGCCGCCATCTGCCACGGCCCTTGGGCCCTGGTCGAAGCGGACGCCGTCCGGGGCAAGACGCTGACGTCCTACGCCTCGTTGCGCACCGACATCCGCAATGCCGGAGCCGCGTCCTGGGTCGACGAGCCGGTGGTCAGCGACACCGCGGGCGGCTACACCCTGGTCACCTCCCGTACGCCAGAGGACCTCGACGCCTTCGTCGACGCGATCGACAAGGCCCTGGTCGGGTCCTGA
- a CDS encoding ANTAR domain-containing protein, whose product MISDGMAEILRLLQTASWLDVAEDAADLLAVDGIAVSAVTASGEAELLWSSAVISSDFEDLQFTLGQGPGPDCRAGGAVVRVPDMGSVREDRWPALSAEVSVTAVRAVFCFPLRIGAITLGVLTLARSTPGHLTSAQGDDVDVLAGVLTRRVLDLGDPQLSSAQYRDLEPPVLHQAVLHQATGMVSVQLAVPLAEALLRLRAHAYGNSRTLTDTARDIVARRLRLAPDPHPTNLPDDADED is encoded by the coding sequence ATGATCAGTGACGGGATGGCGGAGATCCTGCGGCTGCTGCAGACCGCGTCCTGGCTGGACGTGGCGGAAGACGCGGCCGACCTGCTCGCCGTGGACGGGATCGCGGTCAGCGCGGTCACCGCATCGGGCGAGGCGGAGCTGCTGTGGTCCTCGGCCGTCATCTCGAGCGACTTCGAGGATCTGCAGTTCACCCTCGGGCAGGGCCCGGGACCTGACTGCCGGGCCGGTGGCGCCGTAGTGCGCGTGCCCGATATGGGCAGCGTAAGGGAGGACCGCTGGCCCGCCCTCTCGGCCGAGGTGTCCGTCACGGCCGTGCGGGCGGTGTTCTGTTTCCCGCTGCGGATCGGCGCCATCACACTGGGCGTGCTGACCCTGGCCAGAAGCACACCCGGACACCTGACCTCGGCACAGGGCGATGATGTCGACGTACTCGCCGGCGTCCTGACCCGACGGGTTCTGGACCTCGGAGATCCGCAGCTGTCCTCGGCGCAGTACCGGGACCTGGAACCTCCGGTACTGCACCAGGCGGTCCTCCACCAGGCGACCGGCATGGTCAGCGTTCAGCTCGCGGTACCCCTGGCCGAGGCGCTCCTACGGCTGCGCGCCCACGCCTACGGCAACAGTCGCACCCTTACAGATACAGCCCGGGACATCGTGGCCAGGCGCCTGCGGCTTGCCCCCGATCCGCACCCGACGAACCTCCCCGATGACGCAGACGAGGACTGA
- a CDS encoding STAS domain-containing protein, with the protein MSVVRAMIRYRSDGRATIVLEGEIDLSTAPSIQAALATCRAKKATDIDIDLTAVGFCDASGLNVFIAASRHAAAEDGDVRLHHLAPVVRLLLDVTGTGYLLTGRRPDGQAPRDDARQTSSGAP; encoded by the coding sequence GTGTCTGTAGTGCGTGCGATGATCCGCTACCGGTCCGATGGCCGGGCGACCATCGTCCTGGAGGGTGAGATCGACCTGTCCACCGCTCCCTCCATCCAGGCGGCTCTGGCCACATGCCGGGCCAAAAAGGCAACGGACATCGACATCGACCTCACCGCGGTCGGCTTCTGCGACGCCAGCGGTCTGAACGTCTTCATCGCCGCCTCGCGGCACGCCGCTGCGGAGGACGGAGACGTACGACTGCACCACCTCGCCCCGGTCGTGCGGCTGCTCCTGGACGTGACCGGCACGGGATACCTCCTGACCGGGCGGCGCCCGGACGGCCAGGCGCCCCGGGACGATGCCCGGCAGACGTCCAGCGGAGCCCCATGA
- a CDS encoding iron-containing redox enzyme family protein, with the protein MNVTSPEPALPSARGRISAAIIAYLRSTGPLPHSREIFTAAPLGDDFQLALYLCYELHYRGFAEVDADREWDPDLLRVRAALERPFLDTLRDAATVHKHAGEALEVLLVEPVDGSGVSHFLRDEGELWQIREYAAQRSLYHLKEADPHAWVLPRLWGRAKAGMAAVEFDEFGGGRADRVHARLFADLMADLELDTAYGHYLDAAGPEALATVNLMSLFGLHRVLRGALVGHFATVEITSSPGSRRLAQAMRRTGAGPAAEHFYDEHVEADAVHEQIVRRDVVAGLLEEEPHLDGDVAFGVDATTYLEDRLAEHLLGAWRAGESSLRMPV; encoded by the coding sequence ATGAACGTCACATCGCCGGAACCGGCCCTGCCGTCCGCTCGTGGTCGGATATCGGCGGCGATCATCGCGTACCTGCGGAGTACGGGACCGCTTCCGCACAGCCGGGAGATTTTCACCGCCGCCCCGCTCGGAGATGACTTCCAGCTCGCCCTGTACCTCTGCTACGAGCTGCACTACCGGGGATTCGCGGAAGTCGACGCCGACCGCGAGTGGGACCCCGACCTGCTCAGGGTCCGGGCAGCTCTGGAACGACCTTTTCTCGACACTCTCCGCGACGCCGCGACCGTGCACAAGCACGCAGGCGAGGCACTGGAGGTACTGCTCGTCGAACCCGTCGACGGCTCGGGCGTCAGCCACTTCCTGCGGGACGAGGGAGAACTGTGGCAGATACGCGAGTACGCCGCCCAGCGCTCGCTCTACCACCTCAAGGAAGCCGATCCGCACGCCTGGGTGCTGCCCCGGCTGTGGGGCCGGGCGAAGGCGGGCATGGCGGCCGTGGAGTTCGACGAGTTCGGCGGAGGCCGCGCGGATCGCGTGCACGCCCGCCTGTTCGCCGACCTCATGGCCGACCTCGAACTGGACACCGCCTATGGCCACTACCTCGATGCGGCCGGCCCTGAGGCCCTCGCCACCGTGAACCTGATGTCCCTCTTCGGCCTCCACCGCGTCCTGCGAGGAGCCCTCGTCGGACATTTCGCCACCGTCGAGATCACCTCGTCCCCGGGTTCACGACGCCTCGCCCAGGCCATGCGACGCACCGGCGCCGGACCGGCCGCCGAGCACTTCTACGACGAGCACGTCGAGGCCGACGCCGTGCACGAACAGATCGTCCGCCGGGACGTCGTAGCGGGTCTGCTCGAAGAGGAGCCGCACCTCGACGGCGACGTCGCGTTCGGCGTGGACGCCACCACGTATCTCGAAGACCGCCTCGCCGAGCACCTTCTCGGCGCCTGGCGAGCGGGGGAGTCGTCGCTGCGTATGCCGGTCTGA
- a CDS encoding GAF and ANTAR domain-containing protein, producing the protein MTTREQQLTEVFVEVADSLIDDFDVIDFLQKLSVRCRDLLDVAAVGILLADENDGLHVLAASDEDTRMLELFALQHDQGPCVDCCRDGRPRINISLTDPDAAARWPDFVRGAQGAGFVATNAIPLRLRGRTIGALSLFRTVPEPLAEQDRILAQALADVATIAILQQRTLAHTEAERDQLQYALNSRIVIEQVKGILAERWQTPIDEAFSVFRAYARAHSRKLSDLARDITDGTQDTEAIRAFPTPGSGKAN; encoded by the coding sequence ATGACAACCCGTGAACAGCAGCTCACCGAAGTCTTCGTCGAGGTGGCCGACTCCCTGATCGACGACTTCGACGTCATCGACTTCCTGCAGAAGCTGTCCGTGCGCTGCCGGGACCTGCTGGACGTCGCCGCCGTCGGCATCCTGCTCGCGGACGAGAACGACGGACTCCACGTCCTGGCCGCCTCCGACGAAGACACCCGGATGCTGGAACTCTTCGCCCTCCAGCACGACCAGGGCCCCTGCGTCGACTGCTGCCGCGACGGCCGGCCGCGGATCAACATCAGCCTGACCGACCCCGATGCCGCCGCCAGGTGGCCCGACTTCGTCCGGGGCGCGCAAGGCGCCGGTTTCGTCGCCACCAACGCCATTCCGCTGCGACTTCGCGGACGGACCATCGGCGCGCTGAGCCTCTTCCGGACCGTCCCCGAGCCCCTGGCCGAACAGGATCGGATCCTTGCCCAGGCCCTCGCCGACGTGGCCACCATCGCCATCCTCCAGCAGCGCACCCTCGCGCACACCGAGGCCGAACGCGACCAGCTCCAGTACGCCCTCAACAGCCGCATCGTCATCGAACAGGTCAAGGGCATCCTCGCCGAGCGATGGCAGACGCCCATCGACGAAGCGTTCAGCGTCTTCCGTGCCTACGCCCGCGCCCACAGCCGCAAACTCTCCGACCTCGCCCGGGACATCACCGACGGCACACAGGACACCGAAGCCATCCGCGCATTCCCCACCCCTGGGTCCGGAAAGGCCAACTGA
- a CDS encoding HemK2/MTQ2 family protein methyltransferase produces the protein MTTVTLPGVYTPQDDTDLLIRCLRDENLPPHAEVLDVGTGTGAVALAAARLGARVTAIDISWRAALNAKVNALLARLAIRVRRGDLLSPVAGRSFDLILSNPPYVPAPATACPRRGAVRAWDAGHDGRLVLDRICEDAPGLLKPGGVLLVVQSALSGSEETLRRLRAAGLDAGIEERRSVAFGPVLRSRSGWLRDRGLIGDDAEKEELVIIRAVRL, from the coding sequence ATGACCACGGTCACTCTGCCCGGCGTCTACACCCCGCAGGACGACACCGACCTGCTCATCCGATGCCTGCGCGACGAAAACCTTCCCCCGCACGCCGAAGTTCTCGACGTAGGCACGGGAACAGGTGCCGTCGCCCTGGCCGCAGCGCGGCTCGGCGCCCGCGTCACGGCGATCGACATCTCCTGGCGAGCGGCTCTCAACGCCAAGGTCAACGCACTGCTGGCGCGTCTCGCTATCCGCGTCAGACGTGGCGACCTGCTATCTCCCGTCGCGGGCAGGTCCTTCGACCTCATCCTCTCCAACCCGCCGTACGTGCCCGCACCCGCCACCGCGTGCCCCAGGCGGGGTGCGGTACGGGCCTGGGACGCGGGACACGACGGCCGCCTCGTGCTCGACCGGATCTGCGAGGACGCCCCCGGACTCCTGAAGCCCGGAGGAGTGCTGCTCGTGGTCCAGTCCGCGCTGAGCGGCTCGGAAGAGACGCTGCGCCGGTTGCGGGCGGCAGGCTTGGACGCCGGAATCGAGGAGCGCCGCAGTGTCGCCTTCGGCCCCGTCCTGCGGTCCCGCAGCGGCTGGCTGCGCGACCGCGGCCTGATCGGGGACGATGCCGAGAAGGAAGAGCTGGTGATCATTCGTGCCGTACGACTCTGA
- a CDS encoding AI-2E family transporter: protein MSAQSEPESARDEHGAPEGTDLNGSGPGPADAVQEFRKAPPPPPGDSRGGRRRSWVTVGFALGLGASLAWLAVQTVMRVSSMLTLLLLAVFIAISLEPVVVWFTRRGLRRGWAVAIVLTGFLVVLAGFLALVIPPVAKEISALVDAVPGWLEQLHNHQSTIGRLEDRYHVVEKAKEQIASGSGASGLAGGVLGAGQVVLSTVTSTAIVITVTLYCMAALPTMKQFGYRFVAASRRERVEGVAEEIMNRIGKFMLGNLVTSGIAGVATFGWCAATGVPYAAALGIFTALMDLIPIVGSTLAGIVVSLVALSVSLPIAIATAVFYVVFRVAEDYLIVPRAMKFAVDVHPLVTVLAVLVGGALLGIIGALVAIPAAVAVGLVLDEYVFPKMERS, encoded by the coding sequence ATGTCTGCGCAGTCCGAGCCCGAGTCCGCCCGGGACGAGCACGGCGCTCCGGAAGGGACGGACCTGAACGGCTCCGGCCCCGGCCCGGCGGACGCCGTACAGGAGTTCCGGAAGGCGCCGCCGCCCCCGCCCGGAGATTCACGCGGCGGACGTAGACGGTCGTGGGTGACCGTGGGCTTCGCTCTGGGCCTGGGGGCGAGTCTGGCGTGGCTCGCCGTGCAGACCGTCATGCGGGTCAGTTCGATGCTGACCTTGCTGCTGCTGGCCGTGTTCATCGCGATCAGCCTGGAACCAGTCGTCGTCTGGTTCACGCGCCGGGGTCTGCGGCGCGGCTGGGCCGTCGCGATCGTGCTGACCGGCTTCCTCGTCGTGCTCGCCGGATTCCTGGCCCTGGTCATTCCACCGGTGGCCAAGGAGATCAGCGCGCTGGTCGACGCGGTGCCCGGCTGGCTGGAGCAGCTCCACAACCACCAGTCCACGATCGGCCGCCTGGAGGACCGCTACCACGTGGTCGAGAAGGCCAAGGAGCAGATCGCCTCGGGAAGCGGAGCGTCCGGTCTGGCGGGAGGTGTCCTGGGTGCCGGGCAGGTGGTCCTGAGTACGGTCACGTCCACGGCGATCGTGATCACGGTGACCCTGTACTGCATGGCGGCCCTGCCGACCATGAAGCAGTTCGGCTACCGCTTCGTGGCGGCCAGCCGCCGCGAGCGCGTCGAGGGCGTGGCCGAGGAAATCATGAACCGGATCGGCAAGTTCATGCTCGGCAACCTGGTCACCTCGGGGATCGCCGGAGTGGCCACCTTCGGCTGGTGCGCGGCCACCGGCGTCCCGTACGCCGCCGCGCTGGGCATCTTCACCGCCCTGATGGACCTGATCCCGATCGTCGGCTCCACCCTCGCCGGAATCGTCGTCAGCCTCGTCGCACTCTCCGTGTCGCTCCCCATCGCGATCGCGACCGCGGTCTTCTACGTCGTCTTCCGCGTCGCCGAGGACTACCTCATCGTGCCCCGGGCCATGAAGTTCGCGGTCGACGTCCATCCGTTGGTCACCGTCCTCGCGGTGCTGGTCGGCGGGGCGCTCCTCGGCATCATCGGCGCCCTCGTCGCCATCCCGGCGGCGGTCGCCGTGGGCCTGGTCCTCGACGAGTACGTCTTCCCGAAGATGGAGCGCAGCTGA
- a CDS encoding response regulator, translated as MPGKDFALQSTPEETAALADAAVGRLARRLALQLLDEAPSSPETDPAAPALTLLYLLDQLRQAAERLQRDAAVSAARAGAGYPQLGAACGLTRQGARRRWPGLFHHSPEAPLEHPMMTTPARPFDVLLVEDDMADALLIEEALSERGARNLIQVTDGVAALEHLRNSTSARPDLIVLDLNMPRMNGRDLLRILKSDEDLQTIPVVVLTTSTAPDDVAGAYSSHANAYVSKPVNLDEFERAVQSIDTFYLDTVTRPPRP; from the coding sequence ATGCCCGGCAAGGATTTCGCTCTGCAGTCCACCCCCGAGGAGACGGCAGCCCTCGCGGACGCCGCGGTCGGCCGGCTTGCCAGACGCCTTGCCCTTCAACTGCTCGACGAGGCCCCGTCCTCACCGGAGACGGATCCGGCGGCACCCGCACTGACCCTGCTGTACCTGCTGGACCAGCTCCGACAGGCCGCCGAACGCCTCCAACGGGACGCGGCCGTCTCCGCAGCCCGCGCGGGCGCCGGATACCCGCAGCTCGGTGCCGCCTGCGGCCTGACCCGCCAAGGTGCCCGCCGCCGGTGGCCAGGACTCTTCCACCACTCTCCCGAAGCACCCCTGGAGCATCCGATGATGACCACCCCCGCACGGCCCTTCGACGTCCTCCTCGTCGAGGACGACATGGCTGATGCCCTGCTCATCGAGGAAGCCCTCAGCGAACGCGGCGCCCGCAACCTCATCCAGGTCACCGACGGAGTCGCCGCACTGGAACACCTGCGCAACTCCACCAGCGCCCGCCCCGACCTGATCGTCCTGGACCTGAACATGCCCCGCATGAACGGACGCGACCTCCTGCGGATCCTCAAGTCGGACGAGGACCTCCAGACCATCCCCGTCGTCGTGCTCACCACCTCCACCGCCCCCGACGACGTCGCCGGCGCGTACAGCAGCCACGCCAACGCCTACGTGAGCAAGCCCGTCAACCTGGACGAGTTCGAGCGCGCCGTCCAGAGCATCGACACCTTCTACCTCGACACCGTCACCCGCCCGCCCCGCCCCTGA
- a CDS encoding LPFR motif small protein — protein MLKAIADVLRSIGSAIATVVTLPFRAVARLFGGASDSAHGHH, from the coding sequence ATGCTCAAGGCCATCGCTGACGTATTGCGCTCGATCGGCAGTGCGATCGCCACCGTCGTCACGCTGCCCTTCCGCGCCGTCGCCCGGCTCTTCGGCGGCGCCTCCGACAGCGCGCACGGCCATCACTGA
- a CDS encoding DUF5133 domain-containing protein, translating into MITPKPQVLRTLLSRYAEARIMQFESDTAENRRRLDDMTHTLCVTTGAHTIETALALADDLLQEQRRNAEAPGTGRPDTDRASPTPAA; encoded by the coding sequence ATGATCACTCCAAAGCCCCAGGTTCTGCGCACCCTGCTGTCGCGTTACGCGGAAGCTCGCATCATGCAGTTCGAAAGCGACACCGCTGAGAACCGGCGCAGACTGGACGACATGACCCACACCCTGTGTGTCACCACCGGGGCGCACACCATCGAGACCGCCCTCGCCCTCGCGGATGACCTGCTCCAAGAACAGCGCCGGAATGCGGAAGCTCCGGGCACCGGCCGCCCGGACACCGACCGGGCCTCCCCGACTCCGGCCGCCTGA